One window from the genome of Elaeis guineensis isolate ETL-2024a chromosome 5, EG11, whole genome shotgun sequence encodes:
- the LOC105045032 gene encoding nicotianamine synthase 3, giving the protein MGVQEEKLVEKISEIYDRISKLPSLSPSKEVNSLFTELVLTCIPPSTIDVSKLGKGVQEMRSKLIQLCGQAEGLLESHYSDILANTYDNPVAHLNLFPYYSNYLQLNLLEHTLLDRHLSSPPTRVAFVGSGPLPLSSLVLAARHMRGARFHNYDLDPSATARARRLARADPDLGARVAFHTADLFGLARELAGHDVVFLAALVGVEREEKLRAVEHLARHMAPGAHLVVRSAHGARAFLYPVVEPGDLKGFEVLEVYHPSDEVINSVIIARKPPHIGIGTGAVMRTCKCCEMMQGIHHLGHVAMIEEMALEELPS; this is encoded by the coding sequence ATGGGAGTCCAAGAAGAGAAGCTAGTTGAGAAAATCTCAGAGATCTATGACCGCATCTCAAAACTCCCAAGCCTTAGCCCATCCAAGGAAGTGAACTCCCTCTTCACCGAGCTAGTTCTCACATGCATCCCTCCAAGCACCATAGATGTTTCCAAGCTTGGGAAAGGAGTCCAGGAGATGAGATCCAAGCTCATCCAACTGTGTGGCCAGGCCGAAGGCCTCTTGGAAAGCCACTACTCCGACATTCTAGCGAACACCTACGACAACCCCGTCGCGCATTTGAACCTCTTCCCCTACTACTCCAACTATCTCCAGCTGAACCTACTGGAGCACACCTTGTTAGACCGGCACCTCTCGAGCCCACCGACCCGGGTGGCCTTCGTGGGCTCGGGGCCTCTGCCCCTGAGCTCGCTGGTGCTGGCCGCGCGGCACATGAGGGGCGCCCGGTTCCATAACTATGACCTGGACCCGAGCGCGACCGCGCGGGCGCGGCGCCTGGCGCGCGCCGACCCGGACCTGGGGGCGCGCGTGGCCTTCCACACCGCCGACCTCTTCGGCCTCGCCCGCGAGCTCGCGGGCCACGACGTGGTCTTCCTGGCCGCGCTCGTCGGTGTCGAGCGCGAGGAGAAGCTCCGGGCCGTCGAACACCTGGCGCGGCACATGGCGCCCGGTGCTCACCTCGTCGTCCGGAGCGCCCACGGGGCCCGGGCCTTCCTCTACCCCGTGGTGGAGCCCGGAGATCTCAAGGGGTTTGAGGTGCTGGAGGTCTACCACCCCAGTGATGAGGTGATAAACTCGGTGATCATAGCCAGGAAGCCGCCGCATATTGGGATAGGGACGGGGGCCGTGATGAGGACTTGCAAGTGCTGTGAGATGATGCAAGGGATCCATCACTTGGGGCATGTGGCCATGATTGAAGAGATGGCACTGGAGGAGCTGCCCTCGTGA